The Drosophila sechellia strain sech25 chromosome 2L, ASM438219v1, whole genome shotgun sequence region GGCATTTCTTGGTGTGCCAAATGTGTTTGTTTGGCcagcaaattgaaaacaaattgtACTACACGAATTTAAGcaataatttctttttttgcaatttacaTTTGTATGAGTAGCATTGAAGTATTCGTCAATTATCAACAGAAAAATCGGTTGCCtggtaattaaaaaatatatatgagtATAGCGGATCAAATCATGGTTGATGTGCCATAGTCCCTTTTATGTTCTCAAGTTACAAACCCATGGCTTCCAGGCGAAAGCCTTAAAAAAAGGACACGTTGATGGCTATAAGAAAAGAAAGTTTAACACTTGCTCATACTTCTGTTTATTCAAGGTTGGCTTAGGaacgcaaacaaaaaaaggtgACCGTCATTTGTTTTCTTGACACTTTTGAAGGCTGCTCAACAAGAGGCGGCTTAGTCTTCTTTTTTTCGTCCTTTTTCCTAAAGGGTTTTGTGCCAGTTTAAACATTTTCTTATACTCTTCGCATTTTTGCATAATGCTATTTTCTTGGGGGACCAAAAGGGTTTTGTCACTAAATAAGTCGCAAGTTGATATTAATAACATCTCATTATCGCATCGTTCTAATTTTCAGCGCTCAGATGAAATATGTTCGCATCGTCAATATATCATAATGAAGACAAACGACGCGAAAGGATGACcttcaaaaaattattatcCAAGTTTTTAAGTTGTGGCACTTGTAATTGATGAGCTCAACATTTGCAGATTGGCTGGAAAGCGATTAGCGCATAATAACTGACTAAGTTTATGCCAACGAAGGAGTGTTAAAATGTGCTTTAAAAATAGGtagaaaattttgaaaaaaatatgaaatacatCCGACATTTTGCGAACCTTCACAAATGCTTTGTTAGTGCGAATTTTCCAATTGACTGGGATGAAAGGCAATCAGAGTCACAGCGGTACAGACCCAAAGTGTCTTATTCTCGGTTCACTGGCCAGAATGGTCGAGATGATTGACTTCATGCAAATGCTCTTGTTAAGACCCATGTCTGGTTgggaaatttgcatttggctTGTTTGACCAGTCTGGCTGGCACgggaataaaattgaaattgttacCTCGTCGTCGAACgcttcaatttaattaattagaGTACAGACAGGGCCCAGAAGTCTGATTTTCTACAAATGTACCTTCCTTCTATTAATGTTTAACCAAAGCaaagaaacaacaaatatGCAATTGCATCCTTATACATGTAAGCGCAGCCCATTTTGTGGTCTCTTTGGCAATTAAAGTTACAGTTTGGTAACAAATTGTCTTGGCTTGGTTTAACTTTATCAAAGTAGAATTATTTTCTTTAGTTTCTAAACATTTTGGGTGTTTTATGTAAAGTCAATATaagaaatgcaattttttttgAGATTTAGCAGCTGTAGTTTACTTAAATAAATTCAGTAATTCATTGCACAGGAAATTCCATAAATTTTCCCGCTTCAGCTTTATCGATCTCTGCAGCGCGTTGACACCGCCAGACGCTCGGCATTATTGAATTTATGCACTTAACGATAGAGTCAGCAGAGTGTAGCTGCTGCCGCAGAGGAAGCTGTTTCCGCGACGGCAGTGGCAAcagtgcgtatacgcaattaaATTTGCAGTGCCTTCTGGCTCGCATTGGATTGTCGTCTGTGCGCGGGTGCATAAAGAATTACCGGAAATGAGATTGTTGCGGCTTTAATTTCGCCCAAATGATTTAAGATCTCCAGCGGAATGTGTGAATGGATTTCGCGTGGCATCGAACGGGTACTGCATTATCCAAAAGTAACACATATTTTACTGATTATTGGGTACATATGGCATAGCTGGagaatataaatacatattacaTAGCCCTTGCATTTTCGTATCATTTAAATCGAACTGAAATTTTCAAGATACACATATGCAGAAGTACAACGAATGTAATGGGTATATACATATCTTCACATTGAGGCGGCTGCTGCCGATTCCTCATTAGCCACCGTGATGGCCTTTTCAATGACTCCCTTCAGCTTCCTGATGTCCGCATCCAGGTAAATAAGTCGCTCGTACGTGGCAGCCAGCTTGTTGATAATGCCACCGAGATGATTCCTCAGGATTTCCTGCAGCTCGTCCTCGTTGGGGGCAACAAACGGCTGGCCCCTCAAGCTGCACTGGAACTCGTCCTCGGCCAGCGCCTCTGCCAAATTATCCTCTGTGTCGTCCTGCTGCTTGCGCAATCGGCTCAATTCGTGATCCAAATCAGATCGCTCCATGGCCATGGCCTCAAAGTCGGCCATCTTTTGATTCAGTTCCGGATGAAGTACCACGCCCGGATTGATTAAGCGACCAAAGCCCTTTGCCGATCTGGACATTGCTGCACAGTGTAGTTATGCAGTTGAAGTGGAGTTTTTCGTTTTCTAGGTGGAGCAGTATTTGATTTCACTTAGCAGTAAATTTGTTACTTAAATCCGAACAGTTTCTAGCTACCTACTTATGATTGGTAAATATGTGTTGCTGGCGTCCactgaaaaacaaaagactgtAGTTGAAAATAACATAGATCTttacatttaaaaattgtttaaggATGATAGCAGGAGCATTGTAAGCTATAATACTAAGCTGTTTTTTCCCGTATTATCTCATTATGTtattaatcaaaaatatagTTTGCTGAAATGTAAAATTTTCCACGAGTAAACGGCACAAAAGTCTGCATTCATATGCTAATCAAAATTTGGCAATCAGGAGGAGCTTTCTGAAAGAAAACCTTGCCATGcatttaaataacaataaccGCGGTCCCTTTTGAGGTTCACGTGTATATTTGAAGTGGAGAATATTAGGGAATATATACAACTCAGGGCGCGTGTCCTAATTAATAAGACCACCTCGACGCCATCATTGCCATTTGAGCCCAGTGTatttttgctcctttttttgttggttACAAGAATTTCCCAGCGGCATTTCgcgaaatgcaaaaacaacaagcacGGCAACACAATGGACAGAGTGTAGCGCAAAATgatgaaaagaaacaaaggaGGATAGAGATATCTCATTATGGACAAAAGCAGGCCAAACGAgtccaaaaataaaatgaaaaaattatgcaaccgaaacaaaaaaccaaaaaaaaaacacagctGGCCTGTTTATCCTCCTCGTCCTTGCAAATCGACATCCGCCCCTTGACCAGTCTGCGCATTTCACGAATTTGTTTACAGCTCTCGACGCGGAGATCCTTGCTTTGAGGTCCTGCGTAACACGCGTGccgaaaataatcaaaatataaTAAGCAGACTCTTCAAGGCGCTGCCAAATGAGGCATGTAATAATTTTTGCCCTGCCCGAATTCCCAGTCCCTTTCCACTGGCCGTAAGATAAGATTTATGGTGCGTAGTTTTGTGCTTTGATTGCGAGGTAGTCGGGGTATGttgtttcatttatttagAACAAAATATTACACATGTGTTTATGCAAGACCAATGAATTATAATTACATCTACACTAATAATTAGTATGCAAATTTGCATTCGAAACTCATACCAATTAAAAGGGCGATGGTTAGTTGGTTTGGCTGTAACATAATAatgaatatattaaatatatataaataaatatatatttgttatgttgtttaaatgtatttttaacaATATCACAATGATTTGACAAAAGGCTGCCATTTTTATTATCTGATCATCTTCGTATTACTTTTAAACTCCTGCACGGTATCTGATATTCGGTAGACTCGATTTTCGGACCAGCCCTGCGTCAAATTAAGCAATTTCCAACTCAGTTATGGAAGTTACATTTTTACGAGTAGTTCACAAACAATTCTATCCACTCggatttttttcatttattcgtTTGCTCTTGGCTTTGCCAGCTTGATAGGCTTTGCACACTTTTAGGTTATCTTCAGTCAGTCAGTAAGCCGGCTTACTGAAGGATTTCATGGGGTTTTCCCCGACATTTCTCTATAACTCGGCCCTTAGTGCCATACAATGTGgggagcaacagcaacagccatTGGCATCTGCCCACAGTTATGCAAATCACTTGCGGGAAAATTTCGCTTGAGTAACTTTCACGTCTTGTCCGCGCCACAAGGTGGTCAGTTGAAAATTACGAACGGAAGGATAGGCTTGGAAATTCGTCCTTGGGAAATGTAGGAAACGGGGGCCTAAAATGCGTGCACCTAGTTCGCCTTAATTTCCGCTTTATTCggcaaatatatacatatatgttgcTGGTCGAGTGCTTTTTAATAAGTTAGTTGCCCGACATTCACGTTGCTCTGTTTTCATCTCGTCGCTCTGTGTGCTCTcgcataattaaaaatgtgcaCACGTGCGCTCACAAGGAGACCACGTGTTAGGGTggctggtgggtggtgggtgggtggtatCCTTGTGGTTTACCTGCGGTAAAGGATGATAGGGTAAGATAGGGGGTGGATGGAGTCCGGACTCCGGACAGGTTATATTTACTTGCCGCCCAGCTGCCTCGCTGAAagttaaaatacaaaaacctGCGCATCATCATTGTTGCTCggggcgtatacttaatactCAGCAGCGGAAACCAGGAGATGAAGTCGTCGAGTAAGCTGAAGAGCTCACGCGGAAAGTTTTtgttaagaaaataaatggCAGCTCGTAACATAAGACAGACTTAATAAAAACGTAGTGGTAGTAATCTTAACTATTGGGAATTTAACACGTACGTGAAAAATGTtccatttataattaaaaccaaTGCTCGGATTACTTAATTATCCATTTCTTATTaaccaaattaaaatttcattttaaattaagcCGTTCTTATGTGCCAGTTAGCCATGGAATTGCAATGGCTATCATAACTAAATGCATAAAACACATGTTGCGCATCTAATGTTCAATTCAACAGAAAAAATTCGTTGGGAAATTGagtaaaatgaaaatcaaatgcGCAAAAATAGCTACCCAATATGTTTGACAAACATTTGGATTCAGCGAtggaaaaaacgaaaattggAATATATGAAGGTATGCGAAACTCACTGCGCGAATGATAAAAACTAACGAATTTTTTATGAAACATGCTgctatgttttgtttttttattcgcaTTGGATAGTAGATAGTATTTTTTTCTGAAAATCCGggtaaccttttttttttggtgcttAATTGGGGAAATCTTCCTTCGCGGAGCCGACTGATGTTTTGAGGGTTTTGTGAATTTCTGGctgaaaatcaattaaaatcgtTATTCAATAATTGCTTGCATGCAAAACCAGTTGCAGAAACAAATgctattaattaattttaattctaGCTGGATGGTTGACATGCCGTTGGATTTCGGGTGGCTGATTTACCAATTGAAAGTTCATTTCAGCTGTCATTTGGCGGTTAATTGTGAAAACTTGATTAACATCGGTTAATTGACAGTTTGGAAACGgttaaataattgtatttttcatcgttttaattaatcaaattCGTAAAACAGCTGTTATAATCGTTTTAATTAACAACTTGCTCATTTTaggttttttaattaatataatgggatgtattttttttaataaataataaacaccaGTTAAGTGCCGCcagaatttttaagtaattCGTGCGACATATGTTTTTCGAAAAACTCAAGGTCTTCACTTAGTTCCCAGGATCCATTCAAGGTGAATCATTACTCGTTTGGCTTCTCCACTGCtggcaattaaatatttttgccgcagtttaattaaatgcacGGGTTTTGATGGCTTAAGAGGCCCatagaaatatttttggcagcTGTCAACTGGGCCACTAAAAGCGCGCATGGGCTTTTCATTACTGGCGGCGAGCGAGGCGGGAAACCTTGAAAGTGTTGAGTGCGGATTTAGCAGCTAACCGTGgcgctgccacgcccattaCACCCCACACCACCCATCCATAATTCAagggggtgtgtgtgtgtgtgggcgtggccggtcAGCACTTACCACCGCAGCTGATTGTGCGTGACAAATTTCGAGTCAGCAGTTTGGCATTTTAACGCACTCgcactgaaaactgaaaaccaaaGTTCGGATCTCCATAAACCTGGAGCTTAGGCCCATCAACTCTGCGTATATGGCCAAAAACGCCATTGCCCGCCCCCcgctttttggccaacattaCCCGACACAGCCAACTCAATTAGCGCTCGCACAAGCTTTTAGCCAAACTCAGTTATCATTGCCCATGGTGTTGAAATAAAATGTTCGCTTGGACTGCAACAAAATGCATTTGAATTAGCGAGCGCATTACGCACTGCGTGCACTgcgcttaaatattaatatttgaaaatatgcaatttaCTGCTCTatgttattgtttattttgcaataatatCGATagcttgcgaaaacagggagaATTATCCGATCAGACTGATAGATGGCACCTCAAATGGCATTTATTTGTTGGTCAGAttaaagtttgtttgtttaagcaaaaattgaatttctatAAGATCTTAAAGCACACAATTATCGTATGAAACATGCTTAAAGGTTGCTCTGCTCATTAGCAACATAgttaatgtatatatagataatAAAAAGTGTATTGCCAAGTGTTTGGTTAAGATCtcgattttccagcaatttccGGGTATATATATCTCTTCTGAATATTGCATTAATCGATTTTCATGCCATTCTTCGCCTCGCTCTTGCTTGCCAAGCAGACTCCAAGACATAAAGCACAAAACGTGCCTTAAAGTATGCcaggcattttaattaaaactcgTTTCTGCCTTTGCCCATTTTACCGTCTTGCCCGCCCCCCATTGGCCCCCAAAAATGGTAGCAACCGTTATTCCAGCTTTTGCTTTACCTCAACTTAATGGCAGCTGCTGTCGTGCTTGATTACCCAAGTGCCACGCCTCTTCCGCCCATCCACCAGCCCGCCCCATCCCGCGCCGTGCAGCACTTGAAAACTTTTACGCTTGTCATGTGCAACATGTCCAACTATGCCGTACCCGTCcatctcctccagctgctcctccgctCCCGCTGCTCAGCTCGTCCTGGCTGTCCTGGGTGTCCTGCAGCCTAAAGGCAACAAATCCAGCACAGTGCACATGTAGCTGCTCAACGGAAATGAAAAATCAAGTAGAACAACTCATAATGGCAGAGGTCTGGTTGAAGGCGAATCAGGGTTGCAAATGGATAAATCGGGATTATTAGCCATCAGGTTCGGAGTGAGAAATctaaaaaaatataccaaGAGGTTTAAGATCAAAGGTGTGTGAAAGTATGAAACTATTTCACTTGAATCGTTTATTTTTCATATCTTACTTTTAGATACATTTATGGGTGATGAACTCTAAACTCTGAAATCCTGACTGCTCTGGCTCCCCTTCAACTTTGTTTCCGAACTCTGCAGCCCTGAAGAGCAACTCTTCCGTCGGCTGTGGCAATTTTCTTGAACATTTTTTCGAATGCCTGCTCCTTGTTGCTTCTCCACTGGCATCGTCCACTTGGCAGCGTCGCAATTGTCTGTTATGTGGCACTCAATTACACTTTCGTTGTCACTAAAACATCTTGCTGTGCAAGGAGCaaaggagctggagcaggagctggagctgtaGATGGAGCTATAGCTGGAAAGGAAGGCAAAGAAAAGCTTTGCATACATGTGTGATTGTGTCCCGGCTTTGACACTTGAAGTGAAGAACTTTGCCGAGCAGGATTCATGCGTCTAGTTAGTCTAGCACTCCTGCTGCTCGAGTGTGCGAAGCTTGACATCCAATAAAGATTACCGACGATTGTTAAACACAAATTGCGCTCAATGATGAGTTATCTGGCGCAAGGATAGACTAAATTTCCCCCAACAATCGTACCTTTTTGTGGCCCAGCAAATCAGCTTTGCAAGCCGACGTCCTTGGAAGCCATAAGGTATGCCACTGTGCAGCAGCTTTTGCCATCCGGTGACTGGCAAAGTTACGAGGCCACCTTTCTGACGAACTTGTCAAATGAATtccgagtgtgtgtgtgggtgggtggattGTGGGGGAATTAtcagaaaatgaaatttaaaacgtTTTTGTGTTTGCCAGTCGACAAGGCAAGTTTATTGTACTTTGTACTTGGGGGTTATGGCATGATGTATTCGTGCCACGGCATGTAATTCATCAGCCGGCGAGATGAATGAGTCGTATTCATATATATTCACATATACAGTCAATGGGTATTACTATCTCTTTTTCTGTCGCCGGATTTTTATGGCATACTTTGCGACAAAGtttacattttcaatttataatgATTGCACAGCTCTCATATCTGTGTTTGCAGCACGTTTTTGGCTTTATTCGTTGTATTCAGGTGGGggaatgtacatacatgtatcTATTGGTATCAAAAAatctggaatttccattggTGCAAATGGAATTGAATGAGTCCGGCACTCGTATGTTCATTAGACGTGTCTGCCAGCAAATTTCGTTCTTTTATTTCGAACCCCATCTGTGTCAATCTCGATCTATTGTTCCTCTTGTTCATTACGAAGCTCGATGCTGGAACAATATGAGCAGCCACAAGGAAACTGGCTCTATTTTTGTCCTTTCCAGCTGACTTGGCCATATCGCAAATagatttttggtttgtttatGCATTCTGCTTAGACGTATTGAatcaaatgtttttttttattcaacaACCAGATAGATAGACAAATAAATGCATATGACTTAGCTGCGAGGTGAAGTGCTGGCATTTCAGACAAACAGGATGCCTCATTGAAATCCTTTATCAGATTTTGATTATGTTTGGCATACAGATAAATACTCTACGGAAACACCTGAAAATTATTGAAACGAAAGCTTCAATGGCTGTCCATTTTACttcaaataaatttgattgGCATGTGTATGAAACACTCTCTGGTTTATTTGAAATACTCCACTGCCAATTTGGTTTAGTGGTTTTTGTGGAATGTACTCAGCGCTGGAAGTAAATTGTAAAATACGATTAAGTCATTTCGTGGAAATAACACTTTTGGCTTGCACGTGTAAAGTTAACCACCATAAATGCATACAATGCTACAATTTTTGTGTAGGCATTAATTTGTGAATTTTACACAGTTAACTTTAGAAATAGTTTAGCTATTTGTCTTGCTGCCGCTTTTAATTAACAGAAAATGTCATAAAGCCAAGCTTATTTTATGCGACAGACCCTTTTGGCCACTAAATGCGAAATGTTTTGCATCACATTTGAAGCATGTCCTCTGGCGAATCCTTTATATTTTTGGCACAGGAGTAACAAGAGCTCTCACATTATC contains the following coding sequences:
- the LOC6612081 gene encoding uncharacterized protein LOC6612081, whose protein sequence is MSRSAKGFGRLINPGVVLHPELNQKMADFEAMAMERSDLDHELSRLRKQQDDTEDNLAEALAEDEFQCSLRGQPFVAPNEDELQEILRNHLGGIINKLAATYERLIYLDADIRKLKGVIEKAITVANEESAAAASM